The nucleotide window CTCCTCGGCGTCCCGCAGGCCGCCCTGGAGGTCGAGGAAGATCTCGTCGAGGCCGATCTCGGCGTGCGCGGCGAGGTCCTCGGCGAGCTGGTCGGCGTTGCCCTGGAAGGGATGGCGGTCGGCACCGTCGTACACCTTCGCCTGGTACTCGGCGTTCACCCGCAGCACCGACCGCAGCGGTCTGATGCGGCGGCGCAGGGCGGCCAGGTCCTGCAACTGGCGCCACTGTGCGGTCAGTTCCTCGGCGCCGAGGCCCACCGGAAGCCAGCCGTCGGCGTGGTCGACGAGTCGGCGCCGGGCCCGGCCGGTGTTCGCGGAGAGCAGGATGGGGATCGGCCGGGCGGGCTTGGGACCGACCGAGGCCGACTCGATCTTCGTGAGCCGGCCGTCGTACGACACCGGGTCCGGGCCCCACACGGCCCGGCACACCTCGATCAGCTCGTCCAGCACCTGGCCGCGCTCCACGAAGGGCCGGACGGCGGCCGCCGCGTACTCGTCGAGAGACCAGCCGGTGCCGAGGCCCGCCACGACCCGGCCGCCGCTCGCCGCGTCCAGCGAGGCGAGGGACTTGGCCAGCTGGAACGGCACGTGCAGCGGTGCGATCAGGCTGGTGCCCAGCCGGATCCGCTCGGTGGCCGCGGCGGCGAGGGTGAGGGTGACCAGCGGCTCGGCCACATGCCGGTACTGGTCCGGCCAGGGCAGACCCTCCAGGCCGTACAGGCCCTGCGACGGCGGCTCGGGGAACAGGGCCCGTTCGAAGGCCCACAGACTGTCGTAGCCGATGCGCTCGGCCGTGTGCGCCACGTCGGGCACGTCCCTTCCGATGTCGTACTGCCGCATCTGCGGAAGGCCGAGCCCGAGCCGTAACGCCATGCCATGTGCTCCTCTGCGAAGATTCTGCGGATCTGCTCGCGTGATCGCTCGAGAGATCTACTCA belongs to Streptomyces graminofaciens and includes:
- a CDS encoding LLM class F420-dependent oxidoreductase; protein product: MALRLGLGLPQMRQYDIGRDVPDVAHTAERIGYDSLWAFERALFPEPPSQGLYGLEGLPWPDQYRHVAEPLVTLTLAAAATERIRLGTSLIAPLHVPFQLAKSLASLDAASGGRVVAGLGTGWSLDEYAAAAVRPFVERGQVLDELIEVCRAVWGPDPVSYDGRLTKIESASVGPKPARPIPILLSANTGRARRRLVDHADGWLPVGLGAEELTAQWRQLQDLAALRRRIRPLRSVLRVNAEYQAKVYDGADRHPFQGNADQLAEDLAAHAEIGLDEIFLDLQGGLRDAEELKDAAAEVYETARAAGL